One Oenanthe melanoleuca isolate GR-GAL-2019-014 chromosome 3, OMel1.0, whole genome shotgun sequence DNA segment encodes these proteins:
- the RSPH3 gene encoding radial spoke head protein 3 homolog isoform X2, whose translation MVPAREPELAAPADLPYSFCSQPRSLASRPKYRKQSNAAETEKVPLHRCNIMIDPRVVRGNVLSHHYPPQSTEPSIPEVKRQRRAQKQRLARRLAQGQIPAGTPEPVEGREHVYVQTELYLEEICDRIIEVDGECQTDEFLDRPPTPLFIPAKTGKDVATQIEEGELFDFDIEVKPILEVLVGKTVEQALLEVMEEEELAQLWSHQRAFAEIRNAEFAELQRLEEQDRRIREEKERRRLEHLEKLRKQKETAEKIAARAFAQRYLADLIPSVFNNLHESGFFYDPIERDIETEFLPWLMSEVEETLQKKVLGRMMLDSLIRMVVEKRLEEFSRPPPPPPDQTEAPAEESRATDASPEVSAEADADDQPAEEEETDQPVAEE comes from the exons ATGGTGCCCGCCCGAGAGCCCGAGCTGGCCGCGCCCGCCGATCTCCCCTACAGcttctgcagccagccccgctccctgGCCTCCCGCCCCAAGTACCGAAAGCAGTCCAATGCCGCCGAGAC GGAGAAGGTCCCGCTGCACCGCTGCAACATCATGATCGACCCGAGAGTGGTGCGCGGAAACGTTCTGTCCCACCACTACCCGCCGCAG AGTACTGAGCCCAGTATCCCTGAGGTTAAAAGGCAGAGGAGAGCCCAGAAACAAAGACTGGCCAGAAGGCTTGCACAAGGGCAAATTCCAGCAGGAACACCGGAGCCTGTGGAGGGCAGAGAACATGTTTATGTGCAGACAG AACTGTATTTGGAAGAGATTTGTGATCGGATAATAGAGGTTGATGGAGAATGTCAAACAGATGAATTTTTGGACAGACCACCCACTCCACTCTTTATACCAGccaaaacaggaaaagatgTGGCCACACAAATAGAAGAAGGAGAG TTGTTTGACTTTGACATTGAAGTTAAGCCAATCCTGGAAGTGTTGGTTGGGAAAACAGTTGAGCAGGCTTTGCTGGAAGTCATGGAGGAAGAAGAGCTGGCCCAGCTGTGGTCACATCAGCGTGCCTTCGCAGAGATACGCAATGCAGAGTTTGCTGAATTGCAGCGCTTGGAAGAGCAGGACAGGCGAATTAGGGAGGAGAAG GAACGTCGCAGACTGGAGCACCTGGAAAAGCTGCGGAAACAGAAAGAGACTGCAGAGAAAATCGCAGCTCGGGCATTTGCTCAACGTTACCTGGCTGATCTCATTCCATCAGTCTTCAACAATCTTCAtgaaagtggatttttttatgACCCTATAGAaagag ATATTGAGACAGAATTCCTTCCATGGCTGATGTCAGAAGTGGAAGAAACACTACAGAAGAAGGTTCTAGGAAGGATGATGCTTGACT CCTTGATTCGTATGGTGGTTGAAAAACGCCTAGAGGAATTTAGCCGTCCACCTCCACCTCCACCTGATCAGACAGAGGCACCTGCTGAAGAGTCCAGGGCAACAGATGCATCTCCCGAGGTGTCTGCTGAGGCAGATGCTGATGACCAACCAGCTGAAGAAGAAGAGACTGACCAACCTGTTGCTGAGGAGTAG
- the RSPH3 gene encoding radial spoke head protein 3 homolog isoform X1 has translation MPPRRECRCRAGPPPAGAAPLPSAFPKLPSRAAQPPPPCPSPAGRGKPQPALSVLCRREKVPLHRCNIMIDPRVVRGNVLSHHYPPQSTEPSIPEVKRQRRAQKQRLARRLAQGQIPAGTPEPVEGREHVYVQTELYLEEICDRIIEVDGECQTDEFLDRPPTPLFIPAKTGKDVATQIEEGELFDFDIEVKPILEVLVGKTVEQALLEVMEEEELAQLWSHQRAFAEIRNAEFAELQRLEEQDRRIREEKERRRLEHLEKLRKQKETAEKIAARAFAQRYLADLIPSVFNNLHESGFFYDPIERDIETEFLPWLMSEVEETLQKKVLGRMMLDSLIRMVVEKRLEEFSRPPPPPPDQTEAPAEESRATDASPEVSAEADADDQPAEEEETDQPVAEE, from the exons ATGCCGCCGAGACGTGAGTGCCGGTGTCGGGCGGGCCCTCCCCCGGCGGGcgctgccccgctgccctccgCCTTCCCCAAGCTCCCTTCCCGAGCAGCGCAGCCCCCGCCGCCCTGCCCTTCTCCCGCCGGCCGGGGGAAGCCGCAGCCGGcgctgtctgtgctgtgccgCAGGGAGAAGGTCCCGCTGCACCGCTGCAACATCATGATCGACCCGAGAGTGGTGCGCGGAAACGTTCTGTCCCACCACTACCCGCCGCAG AGTACTGAGCCCAGTATCCCTGAGGTTAAAAGGCAGAGGAGAGCCCAGAAACAAAGACTGGCCAGAAGGCTTGCACAAGGGCAAATTCCAGCAGGAACACCGGAGCCTGTGGAGGGCAGAGAACATGTTTATGTGCAGACAG AACTGTATTTGGAAGAGATTTGTGATCGGATAATAGAGGTTGATGGAGAATGTCAAACAGATGAATTTTTGGACAGACCACCCACTCCACTCTTTATACCAGccaaaacaggaaaagatgTGGCCACACAAATAGAAGAAGGAGAG TTGTTTGACTTTGACATTGAAGTTAAGCCAATCCTGGAAGTGTTGGTTGGGAAAACAGTTGAGCAGGCTTTGCTGGAAGTCATGGAGGAAGAAGAGCTGGCCCAGCTGTGGTCACATCAGCGTGCCTTCGCAGAGATACGCAATGCAGAGTTTGCTGAATTGCAGCGCTTGGAAGAGCAGGACAGGCGAATTAGGGAGGAGAAG GAACGTCGCAGACTGGAGCACCTGGAAAAGCTGCGGAAACAGAAAGAGACTGCAGAGAAAATCGCAGCTCGGGCATTTGCTCAACGTTACCTGGCTGATCTCATTCCATCAGTCTTCAACAATCTTCAtgaaagtggatttttttatgACCCTATAGAaagag ATATTGAGACAGAATTCCTTCCATGGCTGATGTCAGAAGTGGAAGAAACACTACAGAAGAAGGTTCTAGGAAGGATGATGCTTGACT CCTTGATTCGTATGGTGGTTGAAAAACGCCTAGAGGAATTTAGCCGTCCACCTCCACCTCCACCTGATCAGACAGAGGCACCTGCTGAAGAGTCCAGGGCAACAGATGCATCTCCCGAGGTGTCTGCTGAGGCAGATGCTGATGACCAACCAGCTGAAGAAGAAGAGACTGACCAACCTGTTGCTGAGGAGTAG